A region of Paraburkholderia sp. BL23I1N1 DNA encodes the following proteins:
- a CDS encoding MHYT domain-containing protein, with translation MNPAIRYEPKIFAGSILIAIAGMHYTGMAAANFPVGSICGAANGVKPQWLAAAVIPFAFAILTVTLVLSRLDARVVFLAKSVARLNDQIDRMRGPMH, from the coding sequence ATGAACCCCGCGATTCGCTACGAGCCAAAAATCTTTGCTGGATCAATTCTCATTGCGATCGCAGGCATGCATTACACCGGCATGGCCGCGGCGAATTTCCCCGTTGGATCGATTTGCGGCGCAGCGAATGGCGTCAAGCCTCAATGGCTCGCGGCCGCCGTCATTCCGTTCGCGTTCGCGATTCTCACCGTGACACTGGTTCTTTCCCGACTCGATGCCAGAGTGGTGTTTCTTGCCAAATCGGTCGCTCGCCTGAATGATCAGATTGATCGCATGCGAGGGCCGATGCATTGA
- a CDS encoding carboxymuconolactone decarboxylase family protein, translating into MTRIATPATVADAPAASQPLLEAVNKQLGVVPNLFRMVGNSPTALEGYLSLMGALGKGELSVQTRERIALAVAEINGCDYCLSAHTYLGKNVAKLDDSEITANRSGGSNDPKAAAAVLFAKRVADARGRVSDADLGAVKAADYSDAAVIEIVLNVALNIWTNCINTVAGTEIDFPVVHAVHAKQA; encoded by the coding sequence ATGACCCGTATTGCTACCCCGGCCACCGTCGCGGACGCCCCTGCTGCATCCCAACCGTTGCTCGAAGCTGTCAACAAGCAACTGGGCGTCGTGCCCAATCTGTTCCGCATGGTCGGCAACAGCCCCACCGCCCTCGAAGGCTATCTGAGCCTGATGGGTGCGCTTGGCAAAGGCGAGTTGTCTGTACAGACGCGTGAGCGCATCGCGCTCGCGGTTGCAGAAATCAATGGTTGCGACTACTGCCTGTCCGCTCACACCTACCTCGGAAAGAACGTCGCAAAACTCGACGACTCCGAAATCACCGCGAACCGCAGTGGTGGCTCGAACGATCCGAAAGCCGCCGCCGCCGTGCTGTTTGCGAAGAGAGTAGCCGACGCGCGTGGCCGCGTTTCGGACGCTGATCTTGGCGCGGTCAAGGCAGCAGACTATAGCGACGCTGCTGTAATCGAAATCGTGCTGAACGTGGCGCTCAACATCTGGACGAACTGCATCAACACGGTCGCCGGTACCGAGATCGACTTCCCCGTTGTACACGCTGTACACGCCAAACAGGCGTGA
- a CDS encoding LysR family transcriptional regulator: MDRLEAMSILVAVVDAGSLSAASRQLAIPLATVSRKVGELEAHLKTRLLHRTTRQLSLTEAGESYVASCRRILEEVGEVERAATGEYAAPKGYLVVTAPVVFGRLHVVPVMAAFLAHYPEIDARLFLTDRNVHLLEEHVDVAVRIGQLPDSTLVAMRVGETRPIVCASPDYLAAHGTPVTPAELANHACISFDGLTSPGAWTFSAGKSEQTVQVHPRLVTNTAESAIDAATLGVGLTRVLSYQVADVLREGRLQFVLERFKLAPLPIHLVHAGQAPLPLKLRAFPDFMSPRLKARISAV, translated from the coding sequence ATGGACCGTCTCGAAGCGATGTCCATCCTCGTCGCGGTCGTTGATGCAGGCAGCCTGTCGGCGGCGTCCCGGCAGCTGGCCATCCCGTTGGCGACGGTCAGCCGCAAAGTCGGCGAGCTCGAAGCGCACCTGAAGACCCGGCTGCTCCATCGCACTACGCGGCAACTTTCGCTGACCGAGGCCGGCGAATCCTACGTCGCATCCTGCCGGCGCATCCTTGAGGAAGTCGGGGAAGTCGAGCGGGCAGCGACCGGCGAATACGCGGCCCCGAAAGGCTATCTGGTGGTCACGGCTCCCGTGGTCTTCGGGCGGTTGCACGTTGTCCCCGTCATGGCAGCGTTCCTTGCACATTACCCGGAGATCGACGCCCGCCTGTTTCTGACAGATCGCAACGTTCATCTTCTCGAAGAACATGTGGATGTGGCGGTACGTATCGGTCAGTTGCCGGACAGCACACTCGTTGCGATGCGCGTCGGTGAAACGCGTCCCATTGTGTGCGCAAGCCCCGACTATCTGGCGGCTCACGGCACGCCGGTCACCCCGGCTGAACTCGCAAACCATGCGTGCATCAGCTTCGACGGACTCACTTCGCCGGGAGCGTGGACGTTCTCCGCCGGGAAATCGGAGCAGACCGTGCAGGTCCACCCTCGACTGGTCACGAACACGGCAGAATCGGCCATCGACGCCGCGACGCTCGGAGTCGGGCTGACGCGGGTTCTGTCATATCAGGTTGCCGATGTCTTACGCGAAGGCCGCTTGCAGTTCGTACTGGAGAGATTCAAGTTGGCACCTTTGCCGATCCATCTAGTCCATGCCGGGCAGGCGCCGCTGCCGCTCAAGTTGCGAGCTTTTCCCGACTTCATGTCACCGCGCCTTAAAGCTCGCATCTCCGCCGTTTGA